TTTTATCAGGATTTAATTCAAATTGTATAACCCTTTGTTTAAAATCAGGGTTGTTTTTCTTTAGTTTCACTTTTTCACCCCCTCGTCTTTCGCTTTTTTAAGCTTATTTTTTTCATACATATAGTATATACCAATGCAAACTACAATTAAATAGCTGGATTTCATCTCTCTAATAAATTAGAGAGGATTCCCGCCGGTTTTTCCTAAAGGAGCATAACCACAAGTTATTCCCTTAGCAAAAGTAATCATATCAGGCTTTACATTCCAGTTATTGATTGCAAAATATTCACCTGTTCTTCCCCAACCCACCATTACCTCGTCGCAGATCATCATTATTCCAAACTCATCACAAATTTTTCTTACCCCTTCTAAATAACCCTTAGGCGGTATTATTACTCCATTGCTCCCCGTCACTGTTTCCAGAACTATTGCTGCAATGCTGCTTGGATCTTCGTAAATTATCTGTTCTCTCAATTTATCTACATAGTACCTGGACGCCTCTTCTTCGCTGGAAAAATCAATTCCAGATCTATAAAGATATGGATCAAAAAACTTTACATAACCCACCAACCCCGGCTCACAAGCAAATCTCCTGGGCTCTCCAGTGATATTTCCCGCTCCCATGGTCGAACCATGATAGGATCTGTACCTTGAAAACACCTTATATCTCCCCGTATACATCCTCGCCATCTTTACAGCATTTTCATTGGCATCTGCGCCACCAAGGGTAAAAAATACTTTTCCCATATTATCTGGTGCTATTTCTACTATTCTCCTGGCGAGTTCAGACCTTACATCTACGGCGTAACTTGGGGCTATATAAGCTAATCTTTCTGCTTGAGCCTTTATAGCCTCAATAACTTTTTTGTTTCCATGGCCTATATTGGAATTTACAAGCTGTGAAGACATATCAAAATACCTTTTGCCATCGGCATCCCAGAAATATATCCCCTCTGCCTTAGTTATCACCAATGGATCCAGATTTCCATTGGCTGACCAAGAATGAAGATTGTATTTCCTGTCATAATCTTTAATTTGTTCCTTTGTCAATTCATAAGCTCTCATAATTTCAGCCCTCCTATTATAAATAATGGCGCTAATTTGAGAGAAAACCTCAAAATTAGCGCCATCGCTATGTGGAACTACACTGTTCTCTACGCTTTTCTAATTTTGTTTCAATTATAGCATTATATATTCATATTGTCTTCCTACAAAAAGTATTAACATTTCTTTCTCTTTTCCTCTAATTCGCCGAATCCAAAAACTTGCCTATCATCAACGCCACCTTTAAATTAAACCTATTGTCACCATCGGAAAGGTCTACTTTAAGTATCTCCTCAATCCTCTGCAATCTGTAATTTAACGTACTCCTGTGTATAAACAACTCCCCTGCGGTCTTAACCATATTGCCATTCTCCCGCAAAAACACCTCCAGCGTGTTTAACAATCCCGTTCCGTTTCTTTCGTCATAATCCCTTAGCGGCCCCAGTATATCATCATAAAACGCCTTTAATTCTCCATGGTCCTGTACTTCAAAGAGCAATCTAAACAAACCCATTTCATTGTAATGGGAAACCGCATCTTTGCCCATTACTCTATTTACAAATTTTATAGCCCTTTCAGCTTCCTTTAAACTTTTGCCCATTTCTTTTAAATCTCTATAGCATCTACCTATACCTACACTGACAGTTAAAGGAGCTAACTCGTGCGCTACACGCTGTCTTATATCTTCTGCAACATTTTTTATCATATATTTATCTTTCGTGGTTTTACATGGCCATATAAATATAACAGAATCCCGCATTAACATAGAAAGAACCTTTTTACCGTATTTTTCAAAAATGTTAAGTATTATTTGATGAAGATGTGATTTTATCTCTACGATATTTTTTTCGTCTCTTATATTTTCCCTTTTTAAATATTCTCCAAACCCGTCTATATCCACAATGCAGGCACAATGGGGACAATTGAGATTATAACCGTAATACTCCGCCTCTTTTAATATAACCTCTGTAGATTTAAAATTGCCAAACAGTATATTATTTAGCAGTTCACTTACAGACTTTTCCTCTGCCTGTTTTTTTATAATATAATTACAGATAGACTGGGTTACATCCACCAATTTTATTTCCCATGGGAGCTCGAAAACCGGGAAATCGAGAGAATCTGCAAAATCTCTTACTTCATGGGGTATATGGCTTATAT
This DNA window, taken from Caldanaerobius fijiensis DSM 17918, encodes the following:
- a CDS encoding aminotransferase class III-fold pyridoxal phosphate-dependent enzyme, which encodes MRAYELTKEQIKDYDRKYNLHSWSANGNLDPLVITKAEGIYFWDADGKRYFDMSSQLVNSNIGHGNKKVIEAIKAQAERLAYIAPSYAVDVRSELARRIVEIAPDNMGKVFFTLGGADANENAVKMARMYTGRYKVFSRYRSYHGSTMGAGNITGEPRRFACEPGLVGYVKFFDPYLYRSGIDFSSEEEASRYYVDKLREQIIYEDPSSIAAIVLETVTGSNGVIIPPKGYLEGVRKICDEFGIMMICDEVMVGWGRTGEYFAINNWNVKPDMITFAKGITCGYAPLGKTGGNPL
- a CDS encoding PucR family transcriptional regulator; translated protein: MSIRCRDILALPALKDMKIVAGMGGLDRILRWVHVSDVPKITQWVHGGELLFTTGMSIREDVWLWLQLIKDLNEKNLAGLVIKVGPYISHIPHEVRDFADSLDFPVFELPWEIKLVDVTQSICNYIIKKQAEEKSVSELLNNILFGNFKSTEVILKEAEYYGYNLNCPHCACIVDIDGFGEYLKRENIRDEKNIVEIKSHLHQIILNIFEKYGKKVLSMLMRDSVIFIWPCKTTKDKYMIKNVAEDIRQRVAHELAPLTVSVGIGRCYRDLKEMGKSLKEAERAIKFVNRVMGKDAVSHYNEMGLFRLLFEVQDHGELKAFYDDILGPLRDYDERNGTGLLNTLEVFLRENGNMVKTAGELFIHRSTLNYRLQRIEEILKVDLSDGDNRFNLKVALMIGKFLDSAN